The Castanea sativa cultivar Marrone di Chiusa Pesio chromosome 11, ASM4071231v1 genome contains a region encoding:
- the LOC142617715 gene encoding carotenoid cleavage dioxygenase 7, chloroplastic, translated as MLAKPTYHIVPTKFPSPINLPPLVSLKVPSLQAETTPKTIPNAISINPTSSNHVSTLDDTLIDDAISAFWDYQFLFVSQRSETTKPITLHVVDGSIPHDFPSGTYYLAGPGLFSDDHGSTVHPLDGHGYLRAFTFDGVDREVKFMAKYVKTQAQVEEHDPTTDTWQFTHRGPFSVLKGGHKVGNTKVMKNVANTSVVRWGERVLCLWEGGEPYEIQSGSLDTVGRFDLIDGCDSAVGGGKNSGDIWDVAAGLLKPILYGVFKMPPKRLLSHYKVDASMNRLITTSCNAEDMLLPRSSFTFYEYDSNFELMNKREFSIPDHLMIHDWAFTDTHYILFANRIKLDVVGSMAAVCGISPMISALSVNPSKPTSPIYLLPRFPDKSGKARDWRVPVEAPSQFWLLHVGNAFEIKDANGNSEIKIQAATCSYQWFNFQKVFGYNWQSDKLDPSIMNVNEGEHELLPRLVQVSIQLDADGNCQKSCVEPLINKWKRTTDFPVINPAFSGNKNKYIYAATSSGYRQTLPHFPFDTVVKLNVLNQSVHTWSVGRRRFIGEPIFIPKGDEEDDGYLLVVEYAVSIQRCYLVILDPKRMEEDDALIARLEVPKHLNFPLGFHGFWATDK; from the exons aTGCTAGCCAAACCGACCTACCATATTGTTCCAACAAAATTCCCATCACCAATAAACCTACCTCCATTAGTATCGCTCAAAGTTCCATCATTACAAGCCGAAACAACCCCAAAAACAATACCAAATGCAATATCCATTAACCCCACTTCAAGTAACCATGTTTCAACCTTAGATGATACGCTAATTGATGATGCTATCTCTGCCTTTTGGGACTACCAATTCTTGTTTGTGTCACAACGCTCTGAAACAACCAAACCCATCACTCTCCACGTTGTGGATGGTTCAATACCACATGACTTTCCTTCTGGTACTTACTATTTGGCTGGACCAGGGCTATTCTCCGATGACCATGGCTCAACTGTGCACCCACTTGATGGTCATGGCTACCTTAGAGCCTTTACGTTTGATGGGGTCGATAGGGAGGTCAAGTTCATGGCTAAGTACGTGAAGACTCAAGCACAAGTGGAGGAACATGACCCCACGACTGACACGTGGCAGTTCACACACAGGGGCCCATTTTCTGTGCTGAAAGGTGGACACAAAGTTGGTAACACCAAGGTGATGAAAAATGTGGCTAACACTAGCGTGGTGAGGTGGGGTGAGAGGGTGTTGTGTTTGTGGGAAGGTGGGGAGCCGTATGAGATTCAATCTGGGTCGTTGGATACGGTTGGGAGGTTCGATCTGATCGACGGCTGTGATTCGGCGGTGGGTGGTGGAAAGAATAGTGGCGATATATGGGACGTTGCTGCCGGCCTTTTGAAGCCTATTTTGTATG GAGTGTTCAAAATGCCTCCAAAGCGGCTGTTGTCTCATTATAAGGTTGATGCCAGCATGAATAGACTTATTACAACATCATGCAATGCAGAGGATATGCTACTGCCTCGTAGTTCTTTTACATTCTATG AATATGATTCAAATTTCGAGTTGATGAATAAGCGAGAGTTCAGCATCCCCGATCATTTAATGATCCATGATTGGGCTTTTACAGATACTCATTACATATTATTCGCTAATCGAATCAAGCTTGATGTTGTTG GTTCAATGGCAGCAGTGTGTGGAATATCTCCAATGATATCAGCATTATCAGTGAACCCAAGTAAGCCCACATCTCCCATATACTTGCTTCCTCGATTTCCAGATAAATCTGGTAAAGCTCGAGATTGGAGAGTGCCTGTTGAAGCTCCTTCACAGTTTTGGTTGCTACATGTTGGCAATGCTTTTGAGATTAAGGATGCCAATGGGAATTCAGAGATCAAAATACAGGCTGCCACTTGCTCATACCAATGGTTCAACTTTCAAAAAGTATTTG GATATAATTGGCAGAGTGATAAGCTAGACCCTTCCATTATGAACGTAAATGAAGGTGAACATGAGTTGCTGCCTCGTCTTGTTCAG GTGTCTATTCAATTAGATGCTGATGGGAACTGCCAAAAAAGTTGTGTGGAACCTTTGATTAATAAATGGAAAAGAACAACAGATTTTCCTGTGATTAACCCAGCATTCTctggaaacaaaaacaaatacatatatGCAGCAACTTCTTCTGGGTATCGCCAAACATTGCCACATTTTCCATTTGATACCGTTGTGAAGCTCAATGTGTTAAATCAATCTGTCCATACATGGTCTGTTGGTCGTCGGAGATTTATCGGTGAGcctatttttattcctaaaggggatgaagaagatgatggaTATCTTCTTGTGGTTGAG TATGCCGTTTCAATACAAAGGTGCTATCTTGTAATTCTGGATCCTAAGAGGATGGAAGAAGATGATGCACTTATTGCAAGACTTGAAGTCCCAAAGCACCTGAATTTTCCTCTTGGCTTTCATGGATTTTGGGCCACTGACAAgtaa